The Bacteroidales bacterium genome includes the window AATTTCTTGCAATGAAATTAGATATTGATTCGGTAAATAATTTTGTAAGGAGTTATGTAAAATATATAGGGCAACAGGTATATTCAGGAATAATCAGCTTATTTTTTAAAGAACTTGGACCTTTTTGGTATCGGGGATATATTAGTGAATGCGATAAATTAATAAGCCAAAATATAATTGATGAAACATTAAATTTTTATAGTGTAGAAAGGATTGTTTTTGGTCATACGAGAGTAAATAATATAGATACCACATGCAATAATAAATTAATTAATATTCATGTTCCATTTATGCCTGATAATAAATATAATCAAGCATTATTAATTGAAGAAGGGAATTACTACAGAATTTTTTCGAATGGAAAGAGAGAGATAATTAGTACATTTAAGTAAACTCCTATATTGTCATTTCGAACGAAGTGAGAAATCTCATAACACAATGTATATCAATTAAATGAGATTTCTCCTTTCCTGCCTACCGGACAGGCAGGCAGTCGAAATGACAGCATAAATTATAAATTTTAATAGTTTTCTTATAGATACTATTTAGAATAAGTGAAAAATTTAAAGATTAAAAATCATCAAGGCTTTCTTGTTCCTTGAGTTGTTGTTCGTAATTTTCAAGTTCTATACTAATATATTTTATAACAAGATTAACAATTTCATCTTTACCGCTAAGTTTTATCTCTATTTTTGTTTTTGGGAATTCCCAGTTTGTATAATAATAAAGCTGATCAACACTAATTGCATGCCCCCAATTAACTTTATCACCTTTATACCGCATATTTTTCCATACAGTTTCTGATTTTGTTGGTTCGTTATATTTTTTTTGGAGTTTCGACTTTAATGTTTCAAAATTCTCAATATAAGTATTTTTACTTTTATGATCTTCAGTAATTACGTATGAACCACTAATTAATTTATCATTCACAAATAAATAAACAATATTACATTTCAAGTTGGCTAATGTATATTCATATTTAAGTTCTTTTTCAGTTTCTTTAAGGATTTTAGCTGTTTCAGCTTCTTTAACTTTAGCTTTAGTAATTCCCCATGATGTTTTCCTGAATTCATTTTGTACATCTTCTTGCGAATAGCAATTTGTGTACATAACTATTAATATAGTTATAACAAAAAAATTAATTATTTTCATGATTTTATATTTTTTAAATTAAAAAGTGAATAAATTTATGAAAGTAATTTTATTAAATCAAATTACTTTTAATAATTTTATATTATAAATAATAACGGTTAGTAAAAAATAAATTAAATAAATGTTTATAATTATTGTAAAAAATATTATTTTAGCAACTTAAAGTATATAATAATTTAAAATAAAATACCATTATAGAACGTTTTTATTAAAGCATATATACTATGCACGGTGTAAAATTAGACATTTTTTTAAGTTCCAAGACCAAAATCTCAAGTCCCAAATTCCAAGAAAAAACGCTTGGAGCTTGGGTCTTTTTAGGAATTTAAAATGAAACAATTTATCCCGTTCACAGTATACAATAATTATCAATTAAAATGAGAAATACACTCAACAATAAAGTTATTATTATAACCGGTGCATCATCAGGAATAGGGAGGGCGCTTGCATTTGAATGTGCAAAAAAAGGTGCAAATCTTTCACTTGCTGCCAGAAATTATGATAAACTTAAACAATTGGAAAATGAACTTTCAAAATATAATGTTGATGTTCTTTCTGTAAAAACCGATGTTAGTATCGAAGATAATTGTAAAAACCTGATTAATGAAACAATAAAAAAATATAATAAAATAGATGTCTTAATAAATAATGCAGGTATTTCAATGAGAGCATTATTTAAGGATGTAAAATTAGATGTAATTAAAAAACTTATTGATGTAAATTTTTGGGGTACAGTTTATTGTACAAAGTATGCCTTGCCATATTTACTTGACACAAAAGGTTCAGTGATTGGGATTACATCTATAGCCGGTTATCATGGACTTCCGGGTAGGATAGGTTATTCAGCATCAAAATTTGCCATGACAGGTTTTCTCGAAACTCTAAGGATTGAAAACTTAAAAACCGGACTTCATGTAATGATGGTTGCACCATGGTTTACAGCATCAAACATAAGAAAATCAGCATTACTGGCAAATGGAACTTCACAAGGTGAAACACCCAGAAAAGAGGAAAAAATGATGACATCTGAAAAAGCAGCTTTCCATATTGTTAAAGGAATAATTAAACGAAAAAGAAATATAATTTTATCTTTAAAAGGTAAAATATCCGTTTTAATTCAACGAATTGTTCCTAAATATCTTGATCATATTTTTTATAATCAAATGTCTAAAGAACCTGACTCTCCCTTTAAATAATGTTCGATAATCATTAAAACATAAAATAATAACGCAACCTTTTCTAAGTTTTTTTCATCTATATTTATTATAATTTATTTATTTAAAATAATAATAGTGAAACACCCAAATTTAACAAAATATATTATTCTGATTATTTTTGTTGTAACATATACAATATCATCAGCTCAGAAATATACAATCAGCGGATATATTGAAGATTCTAAAACGGGAGAAAAACTAATAAATGCAAACATCTATGAAACAAAAACTTATATTGGCACAGTATCAAATAATTATGGGTTTTATAGTATAACATTTTCAAAAGCCAAGATTAATCTAACTTTTTCGTATGTAGGATATCAGGCTCAACAATTTAATATTGAGCTTACTAAAGATACATTAATAAATATTTCATTAATTCCTAATATTGAAATTAAAGAAATTATTGTAACTGATAAAAAATCTGAAAAAAAAATTAAGAGTACCCAAATGAGTTTGATTGAAATACCTGTAAGACAAATCAAATCATTACCAGTGCTTTTAGGTGAAACAGATATACTTAAAACCATTCAGTTAATGCCGGGTGTTCAATCAGGGAGTGAAGGCTCAAGCGGTATTTATGTTAGAGGAGGAGGGCCCGACCAAAATCTGTTCTTATTAGATGGTGTACCTATTTATAATGTCAGTCATTTATTTGGGTTTTTATCTGTATTTAATGATGATGCAATAAAAAACGTATCATTAATTAAAGGAGGTTTTCCTGCAAGATACGGAGGCAGATTATCTTCTGTTGTTGATATTAGAATGAAAGAAGGAAATAATCGGGAATTTAAAGGTGCTGGTTCCGTTGGTATTATTTCATCTAAATTAACCCTTGAAGGTCCAATTATAAAAAATAAAACTTCATTTATTGTATCGGGAAGAAGAACATATATTGATATTTTAGCTTATCCCTTTATAAAATATTTCGGAGATGGTGAAACATTTGGCTACTATTTTTATGACCTTAATGGTAAAATAAATCATAAATTCTCAGATAAAAGCAGGCTTTATATTAGCTCTTATATGGGCAATGATAAAATTCACTTTAAATATAATTACGATTATTCTAATGATAATATAAAATATGAAAATGAAGAAAAATTTTCGCTTGAATGGGGAAATATTATAAATGCAATAAGATGGAATTATCTTATTAATAATAAGTTATTTAGCAATACAACAATTACTTATAGCCGGTTTCGTTTTTTAACAGGTTCTGAATTTACCGATATAGTAACCGAACCGAATAAAAAACCAAAAGAAACTGTTGAAAGTATGAAATTTTATTCCGGGATTAATGATATTGCCGGCGGAATTGATTTTGACTATTTTCCTACAACAAATCAAAATATAAAATTCGGATTTAAAAATATGTATCATACATTTAATCCGGGAATATTTGATTATAATACCACCTCAGGCGATACTTCCGATTTTGATATATCTCTTGGCAGTAGGCGTGTTTATGGAAATGAATCTTATGTATATATCGAAGATGATATTAAATTAAACGACTGGATAAAAACAAATATAGGTTTTCATTACTCTAACTTTTATGTTAAAGAAAAATTCTATAACTCATTTCAACCCCGATTTTCCTGCAGATTTCTTATAAATGATAATTTATCAGTTAAAACTTCCTACTCACAAATGGTGCAGTATATTATACTGTTAACAACTACTACTATTGGCTTGCCTAATGATCTATGGGTGCCTGTTACAGATAAAATAAAACCACAAAAATCTATACAGTATGCTATTGGTTCAAGTTACAGAATAACTGAAAAAATTGACCTGAGCATTGAAGGATATTACAAAATAATGAACAACCTTATTGAATATAAAGAAGGCTCAACATATTATGGTACTAAAAAAGACTGGCAGGAAAAAGTTGAAATAGGAAAAGGATGGTCATATGGGCTTGAATTATTTGTAGAAAAATCTGTAGGGAAATTATCAGGTTGGTTAGGATATACATTGTCTTGGACATACCGACAGTTTGATAATATCAGCTATGGTAAAAAATTCCCATATCGCTACGACAGAAGACATGATATTGGACTTGTTGTATCATACAAGTTTAATGATAATACAGATATTGGTGCAACATGGGTATATGGTACAGGTAATGCAATTACGCTTTCATTTGAAAAATATAATTCAATGTACTATTCAAATGATTATATGCTTGAAGAATACTCTAATGATAATAATCATTCACAAATTGGATATGTTGAAAACAGGAATAATTACCGTATGGCAAATTATCATCGCTTAGATATAGGAGCAAATTTCCATAAACAAAAAAAATGGGGAAAAAGAACCTGGAGTATTGGTTTGTATAATACATATAATAGAAAAAATCCGTTTTTTCTTTATTTTAGAAATGAATACAACTACGAAAAAGATATAGTACAAAAAAAACTTTACCAGTTTAGTTTGTTTCCTGTAATTCCATCAGTAAGGTATAGCTTTGAATTTTAATAATTTACTTATAATTATGAATAAAATATTTATTAAATTACTTGTTCTGCTTATTATTTTTAATAGCTGTGAATTAGTTATAAATATCGATTTACCGGATAAAGAAAAAAATTTAATTATTAATAGTTTCTTTTGTCCTGATAGTTTGTTTAAAGTCAACATAAGTGAAAGTCTTAATATTTTAGACCTTTTAGATGTTAAATATATAGATAACGCAACTGTTCAAATATTTGAAAACGAAAATTTAATTGAAAATCTTAGCCCAACAGGTAATGGAGATTATATATCATCAAGTTTTAAACCGGTAATTGGTAATGCTTATAAAATTATAGCTAATAATGCAAATTATTCAAATGTTAAAGCTGAAAATATTATTCCAAATTTAATTCCTGTAATTTCAATTGATACATCTACTATATATGATGATTATTGCGAATGTATTAAATGTAAAATAAAATTTTCAGACCCTGGAAATAAGCAAAATTTTTATACATTTTCTATAAAATACACAACCAAGTACTATGATCCTGATAATTCTCAAGATAGCACATATTCATAC containing:
- a CDS encoding SDR family oxidoreductase — protein: MRNTLNNKVIIITGASSGIGRALAFECAKKGANLSLAARNYDKLKQLENELSKYNVDVLSVKTDVSIEDNCKNLINETIKKYNKIDVLINNAGISMRALFKDVKLDVIKKLIDVNFWGTVYCTKYALPYLLDTKGSVIGITSIAGYHGLPGRIGYSASKFAMTGFLETLRIENLKTGLHVMMVAPWFTASNIRKSALLANGTSQGETPRKEEKMMTSEKAAFHIVKGIIKRKRNIILSLKGKISVLIQRIVPKYLDHIFYNQMSKEPDSPFK
- a CDS encoding TonB-dependent receptor gives rise to the protein MKHPNLTKYIILIIFVVTYTISSAQKYTISGYIEDSKTGEKLINANIYETKTYIGTVSNNYGFYSITFSKAKINLTFSYVGYQAQQFNIELTKDTLINISLIPNIEIKEIIVTDKKSEKKIKSTQMSLIEIPVRQIKSLPVLLGETDILKTIQLMPGVQSGSEGSSGIYVRGGGPDQNLFLLDGVPIYNVSHLFGFLSVFNDDAIKNVSLIKGGFPARYGGRLSSVVDIRMKEGNNREFKGAGSVGIISSKLTLEGPIIKNKTSFIVSGRRTYIDILAYPFIKYFGDGETFGYYFYDLNGKINHKFSDKSRLYISSYMGNDKIHFKYNYDYSNDNIKYENEEKFSLEWGNIINAIRWNYLINNKLFSNTTITYSRFRFLTGSEFTDIVTEPNKKPKETVESMKFYSGINDIAGGIDFDYFPTTNQNIKFGFKNMYHTFNPGIFDYNTTSGDTSDFDISLGSRRVYGNESYVYIEDDIKLNDWIKTNIGFHYSNFYVKEKFYNSFQPRFSCRFLINDNLSVKTSYSQMVQYIILLTTTTIGLPNDLWVPVTDKIKPQKSIQYAIGSSYRITEKIDLSIEGYYKIMNNLIEYKEGSTYYGTKKDWQEKVEIGKGWSYGLELFVEKSVGKLSGWLGYTLSWTYRQFDNISYGKKFPYRYDRRHDIGLVVSYKFNDNTDIGATWVYGTGNAITLSFEKYNSMYYSNDYMLEEYSNDNNHSQIGYVENRNNYRMANYHRLDIGANFHKQKKWGKRTWSIGLYNTYNRKNPFFLYFRNEYNYEKDIVQKKLYQFSLFPVIPSVRYSFEF
- a CDS encoding DUF4249 domain-containing protein produces the protein MNKIFIKLLVLLIIFNSCELVINIDLPDKEKNLIINSFFCPDSLFKVNISESLNILDLLDVKYIDNATVQIFENENLIENLSPTGNGDYISSSFKPVIGNAYKIIANNANYSNVKAENIIPNLIPVISIDTSTIYDDYCECIKCKIKFSDPGNKQNFYTFSIKYTTKYYDPDNSQDSTYSYTSGCFDSDDIIIEDWFYQKNQDIIIFSDDMINGKTYDLNISFDKPYNESNDTTWVYFYLNSVSKEHFLYTRSYIQHSYSKDNPFVEPVKVYSNVSNDHGIFAGYSTYVDSIAVISKDYINK